GCTGCTCCACCCACGTGACCTCCATGCTGCACATCATGTGGGCTGGTCAGCCCCTCACTAGCCACCTCTTCCGTCACCAGTATTTTGCCCCTGTTGTTGGGCTGGAGGAGGTGGAGGCTGACTGTACTGCTAGCCTGAACCCCGTTCctccaaacctgggtcctctgctacCACCCGCTAAAACCCTGGAGCTGCTCAACCGTGAACCTGGCCTCAGCTACTCCCACCTCTGTGACCGCATCAGCATCACCAAGAGCACCTTCTACCGCTGGCGGCGGCAGACCCAAGAGCACCGTCAAAAGGTAGCCACCCGCTTCTCTGCCAAGCACTTCCTGCAGGACAGTTTCCACCGTGGGGGCTTTGTGCCATTGCAGCAGTTCCTGCAGAGATTCCCTGAGATCTCCCGTTCTACCTACTATGCTTGGAAGCATGAGTTGCTGGGCTCTGGTGCCAACTCGGCCCTGGGCCCGGCCACTCCATCCAGGGAGGCACTGGCTGTGCCGGAGGTGGAGAGGCCACCGGGGAAAAAGGCTGCTGAGGAGGTGGGGTGCTCCTCACTGGCAGCAGCGATGTTGAGCCCTCCTAGTATGATCTTAATGCAGCGTGCCAAGTCTTTCTTGGAGTATTGCATCTCTCTGAACAAACTGGTACCATATCGCTGCTTCAAATGCAGGTTCCCTGGCATCTCGAGGTCTACCTACTACAACTGGAGGCGGAAAGCCCTCAGAAGGACCCCCAGTTTCAAGTTGTCCCAAGCAGCTTTTGAAACTGCTGAGTCTCTCCAGCCAACAGATGTTGGGAAAGAGACCCCCTTCTCTTTGAAGAGAGAAGCgggagaggaggagacaggaaaagCAGGAAGTGGGGCTCCTCTGACTTCCCGGGGGCTCATATCCCCAAAGATGCCCTTATCTCGTTGGCAGAGACGACTACGCAGGGCTGCCCGCAAGCAGGTGCTAAATGGGCACCTACCCTTCTGTCGCTTCCGCCTCCGCTATCCTAGTCTGTTACCTTCCACTTTTTGGGTATGGAAAAGTCTTTCCCGGAGATCGCCCGGGATGCAGATTCCCTCTTTGAGCCAGAGGAGGCAGAAGCCTCAGGGACGGCAGAAGCCCGAGGGACGGCAGAAGCCCGAGGAACAGCAGAAGCCCGAGGGACGGCAGAAGCCCGAGGGACGGCAGAAGCCAGTTGAACCACAGGCTATGGAAGCTGATCAGAATGTACC
The nucleotide sequence above comes from Mus musculus strain C57BL/6J chromosome 12, GRCm38.p6 C57BL/6J. Encoded proteins:
- the Vrtn gene encoding vertnin; this translates as MTSRDQLVQQVLRDLQEAVESEGLEGLIGAALEAKQVLSSFTLPICQKGGPGAQVLEVDSVALSLYPEDAPRNMLPLVCKGEGSLLFEATSLLLWGHTGLSLELRARTVVEMLLHRHYYLQGMIDSKVMLQAVRYSLCSEESPEMTNLSFATLEAIFDADVKATCFPTSFSNVWHLYALASILECNIYSIYPMRNIKIRPYFNRVIMPRCSTHVTSMLHIMWAGQPLTSHLFRHQYFAPVVGLEEVEADCTASLNPVPPNLGPLLPPAKTLELLNREPGLSYSHLCDRISITKSTFYRWRRQTQEHRQKVATRFSAKHFLQDSFHRGGFVPLQQFLQRFPEISRSTYYAWKHELLGSGANSALGPATPSREALAVPEVERPPGKKAAEEVGCSSLAAAMLSPPSMILMQRAKSFLEYCISLNKLVPYRCFKCRFPGISRSTYYNWRRKALRRTPSFKLSQAAFETAESLQPTDVGKETPFSLKREAGEEETGKAGSGAPLTSRGLISPKMPLSRWQRRLRRAARKQVLNGHLPFCRFRLRYPSLLPSTFWVWKSLSRRSPGMQIPSLSQRRQKPQGRQKPEGRQKPEEQQKPEGRQKPEGRQKPVEPQAMEADQNVPAMVVPPAETLPVATSPEDVPGGPSREGNIIQEAAMTQSQPHSGSLPSQTLAEAPGGSDGQVLVMDMLTTTRFKAQAKLFLQKRFQSKTFPSYKEFQALFPLTARSTYYMWKRALYEGLTLIDG